A single Anopheles maculipalpis chromosome 3RL, idAnoMacuDA_375_x, whole genome shotgun sequence DNA region contains:
- the LOC126561858 gene encoding four and a half LIM domains protein 2 isoform X5 — translation MAMDILSSDFDSRLRLKTKTIGGERIKRAKDNNEDIAILSMFLPGATAAKEQEKFRCHLGMDCRVGDCRDTTPGTKKMEYKTRQWHEKCFCCCVCKTAIGTKSFIPREQEIYCAGCYEEKYATRCIKCKKIITSGGVTYKNEPWHRECFTCTHCQVSLAGQRFTSRDEKPYCAECFGELFAKRCTSCTKPITGIGGTRFISFEDRHWHNDCFICAMCKTSLVGRGFITDEQDVICPECAKQKLM, via the exons ATGGCCATGGATATCCTATCGTCCGATTTCGATTCCCGGCTGCGGCTGAAGACGAAAACGATCGGTGGCGAACGGATCAAGCGTGCGAAGGATAACAATGAGGACATAGCCATCCTGAGCATGTTTCTCCCGGGTGCAACGGCCGCCAAGGAGCAGGAAAAGTTCCGTTGCCATCTCGGGATGGACTGCCGAGTTGGTGACTGTCGCGATACAACGCCAG GCACGAAGAAGATGGAGTACAAAACCAGACAATGGCACGAGAAgtgtttctgctgctgcgtgTGCAAAACCGCAATCGGCACGAAATCGTTTATTCCTCGCGAGCAGGAAATTTACTGTGCTGGCTGCTACGAGGAAAAGTACGCCACCCGATGCATCAAATGCAAGAAG ATCATCACTAGCGGCGGTGTAACGTACAAGAACGAACCGTGGCACCGTGAGTGTTTCACGTGTACGCACTGCCAGGTGTCGCTAGCCGGCCAGCGCTTTACCAGCCGCGACGAGAAACCGTACTGTGCCGAATGTTTCGGTGAGCTGTTCGCGAAGAGATGCACCTCCTGTACCAAGCCCATCACTG GCATTGGTGGTACGCGCTTCATCTCGTTCGAGGATCGCCACTGGCACAACGATTGCTTCATCTGTGCCATGTGCAAAACGTCGCTGGTTGGGCGCGGTTTCATCACCGACGAGCAGGACGTCATCTGTCCCGAGTGCGCCAAGCAGAAGCTGATGTAA